One window of Myripristis murdjan chromosome 8, fMyrMur1.1, whole genome shotgun sequence genomic DNA carries:
- the gadd45gip1 gene encoding growth arrest and DNA damage-inducible proteins-interacting protein 1 gives MAASMLCRRVAAFCWTLKEISSLKTVVPVSSHCGLLQQIATYNPKPLKLNLNKPYIPDKESEKTPEWQKTAEYDRKLYGRYGSASGVDPATLWPSHDKLEELIAEEKEWHPPLEVTMKNIAAREKEENAKRLAKEKLIAANMAKMPKMVADWRREKREAKLKLKEEKARRTKLLAEARERFGYAVDPRSPKFLEMVAEIEKEEKKKRKLMKRRLKEEQTATPAAPPVASP, from the exons ATGGCGGCATCCATGCTGTGCAGAAGGGTAGCTGCATTTTGTTGGACACTGAAGGAGATTTCATCATTAAAAACAGTCGTTCCCGTCAGCTCGCATTGTGGACTGCTGCAACAGATCGCAACTTATAATCCGAAACCATTAAAACTGAACCTTAACAAGCCGTACATCCCAGACAAGGAGAGCGAGAAAACGCCGGAGTGGCAGAAGACGGCCGAGTATGACCGCAAGCTGTACGGGCGGTACGGCTCCGCGTCGGGGGTCGACCCCGCTACGCTGTGGCCCAGCCACGACAAGCTGGAGGAGCTCATAGCAGAGGAAAAGGAATGGCACCCCCCACTAGAGGTCACGATGAAGAACATAGCCGCgagggaaaaggaggaaaatgcgAAACGCCTCGCCAA AGAGAAACTAATAGCAGCTAACATGGCCAAGATGCCCAAGATGGTTGCTGACTGGCGGAGAGAAAAGCGGGAGGCTAAGCTGAAGTTGAAAGAGGAGAAGGCCCGCCGCACAAAGCTGCTGGCTGAGGCCCGCGAGCGTTTTGGCTATGCAGTGGACCCCCGCAGCCCCAAGTTCTTGGAAATGGTCGCTGAAAttgaaaaggaagagaagaagaagaggaaactaATGAAACGCAGACTGAAAGAGGAGCAAACAGCAacccctgctgctcctcctgttgCCTCCCCATAG